A single region of the Archaeoglobaceae archaeon genome encodes:
- a CDS encoding flavodoxin family protein has protein sequence MKIVGIVGSPRTESNSEILVKKVLEGAKSKGAEVGIFKINELSINWCQGCFYCQVHGECQQKDDMQKIYEAIRSAEGLVIGTPIYMGHVTAQTKTFLDRLLATINVLRGESKLAGKKLVLVYTQGRGNDGEAVMKELGKRFSNFGMKLVGIVGGNGLNEAGTVREREDLLKSAYQLGLQLI, from the coding sequence ATGAAAATAGTTGGGATTGTGGGTAGTCCGAGAACTGAAAGCAACAGCGAGATTCTGGTTAAAAAAGTTTTAGAAGGGGCTAAATCTAAGGGCGCAGAAGTTGGTATATTTAAAATAAATGAGCTGAGCATAAACTGGTGTCAGGGATGTTTTTACTGCCAGGTTCATGGAGAATGTCAGCAAAAGGACGATATGCAAAAGATCTACGAAGCCATAAGAAGTGCAGAGGGATTGGTTATTGGAACTCCGATATACATGGGTCATGTCACCGCGCAGACAAAAACCTTCCTTGACAGACTTCTTGCAACGATAAACGTTCTAAGAGGAGAATCTAAGCTTGCGGGAAAGAAACTCGTGCTTGTCTATACTCAGGGGAGGGGGAACGATGGAGAAGCAGTTATGAAAGAGCTCGGAAAGAGATTTTCAAATTTCGGCATGAAACTCGTGGGAATTGTAGGTGGAAATGGGCTAAATGAAGCTGGGACTGTTAGGGAGAGAGAAGATCTGCTAAAATCCGCTTATCAGCTCGGTCTTCAGCTTATTTAA
- a CDS encoding UbiA-like polyprenyltransferase, with product MKLKLYLDFVKIEHTLFALPIAYAGALLAGEITLRVAFLIFTAFTGLRTFAMACNRIIDREIDAKNPRTAKRHLPAGLISLREAYAIAVVGLIVYFVSAYLINLTAFILSPIPAIVSYVYPYLKRFTCFSHYFLGLSVAFALLGGWIAVKDSIMIPENVLLFSLALLFWEAGFDMIYALQDAEFDRKERLHSVGGHFGVKFAKRLSILNHAIFFSLLVLAFATEPIIGFALPFVALLLILEHYLIREKHDEERIQMSFFYLNAILSALLFLSIFVQFLLNLEI from the coding sequence TTGAAGCTAAAGTTATACTTAGATTTCGTGAAGATCGAGCACACACTATTTGCTCTCCCGATTGCCTATGCTGGAGCTCTTTTAGCGGGAGAAATAACCCTTAGAGTTGCTTTCTTAATCTTTACTGCATTCACTGGCCTAAGGACATTTGCAATGGCCTGCAACAGGATAATCGATCGTGAAATCGATGCAAAAAATCCAAGGACTGCAAAAAGACATTTGCCTGCTGGTCTGATCAGTCTTAGAGAAGCTTATGCAATAGCAGTGGTTGGTCTTATTGTTTATTTCGTCTCCGCTTATCTGATAAACCTTACCGCATTCATACTCTCCCCCATTCCAGCAATTGTCTCTTATGTGTATCCATACCTGAAAAGGTTCACATGCTTTTCTCATTACTTCCTTGGGCTTAGCGTTGCCTTCGCATTGCTTGGTGGCTGGATTGCCGTGAAGGATAGTATAATGATCCCTGAGAATGTTCTGCTGTTCTCTTTGGCGCTTCTTTTCTGGGAAGCTGGATTTGACATGATCTATGCCCTCCAGGATGCTGAATTTGATCGAAAAGAGCGTTTGCATTCTGTAGGTGGGCATTTTGGAGTAAAATTTGCAAAAAGGCTTTCGATTCTAAATCATGCTATCTTTTTTTCATTGCTGGTTTTAGCTTTTGCCACCGAACCAATAATCGGGTTCGCCTTACCATTCGTTGCGCTTCTGCTAATTTTAGAGCACTATCTCATTCGGGAAAAGCATGATGAGGAAAGAATTCAGATGTCTTTCTTTTATCTTAACGCAATTCTCAGTGCATTGCTGTTTCTTTCGATTTTTGTGCAATTCTTGCTGAATTTAGAAATTTAA
- a CDS encoding ATP-dependent helicase — MIIYGKPYNDSEILAVMHPLLREWFLSKFSSFTPPQRFAIVESHLGRNVLITSPTGSGKTLAAFISSLSMLLQKAEKSELSDEVHVVYVSPLKALNNDIRKNLEEPLREIYELAEKKGIELQEIRVAVRTGDTDATERQKQMKKPPHILITTPETLAITLCSPKFSKALRNVKFLIVDEIHAMAENKRGVHLSLSIERLQRIQLGKMVRIGLSATIAPLEEVARFLVGREYGVERDCVVADVTFEKKTDIKVVSPLSDFFNLSAEEINERLYDTIAELVKKSKTTLIFTNTRSATERVVYYLKKRLNEPIRAHHSSLSKEVRLEVENELKEGKLKCVVSSTSLELGIDIGYIDLVILLGSPKSINRALQRIGRSGHRLHEVSVGRIIVLDPDDLVECTVLAKEAMDRNLDRIKIPENCLDVLCQHVVGMSIEKKWTVDEALALIRNAYPYRNLSREDFLSVLRYLSGEFSELERKNVYAKIWFDENEGTFGRRGKMARPIYYLNVGTIPDEVAIGVVTKEGKMVGKVEEDFAERLVAGDIFVLAGKTFRFLKSKGMNIIVEEVEGEKPTVPSWFSEQLPLSYDLALRIQKFRGEIEKRIDSNAIEWLMENYNLDEKSANAIYRFFVEQKLFSEIPTDKKLVIEKFEGEKNYYFFHTLIGRRANSAISRVFAYRVGLMKNCNVQMVVNDNGFALILPPYKFLNDAELESLFMIPNFEEHLIRSLDHTELLRRRFRHVAVRSFMILRNYLGREKSVWKQQLNADAILNFLKRYYPDFPVLKETYREIMEDSMDIQNALDYLSKIGKEIEIRIIRTPYPSPFAFNLFVLGEEDVVLMEDRRKVLRELHEKVMSIIGGGS; from the coding sequence ATGATCATATACGGCAAACCCTACAACGACTCAGAGATTCTTGCGGTGATGCATCCCCTTCTTAGGGAGTGGTTTCTATCGAAATTTAGCTCATTCACGCCCCCTCAAAGGTTTGCGATCGTTGAATCTCATCTTGGCAGAAATGTCCTCATAACTTCTCCCACCGGGAGCGGTAAAACACTTGCAGCGTTCATTTCCTCATTAAGCATGTTATTACAAAAAGCTGAAAAAAGCGAGCTCAGTGACGAGGTTCATGTTGTATACGTTTCCCCCTTAAAAGCCCTTAATAACGACATAAGAAAAAACCTTGAAGAACCTCTTAGAGAAATATATGAGCTTGCAGAAAAAAAGGGCATTGAGCTTCAGGAAATAAGAGTAGCGGTTAGAACAGGAGACACTGATGCCACAGAAAGGCAGAAACAGATGAAAAAACCGCCACATATTCTAATAACAACCCCAGAAACGCTTGCAATAACTTTATGCAGTCCAAAGTTTTCCAAAGCTCTCAGAAACGTGAAGTTCCTGATCGTGGACGAGATTCATGCAATGGCGGAGAACAAACGTGGAGTTCACCTTTCGCTTTCAATTGAAAGACTTCAGAGAATTCAGCTTGGAAAAATGGTTAGAATAGGACTTTCCGCAACAATAGCGCCGCTTGAAGAGGTTGCAAGATTTCTCGTTGGCAGAGAATACGGAGTTGAGCGTGACTGTGTGGTTGCAGATGTGACTTTTGAGAAAAAGACAGATATAAAGGTAGTTTCTCCTTTGAGCGACTTTTTCAATCTATCTGCGGAAGAAATCAACGAAAGGTTATACGATACCATCGCAGAACTTGTTAAAAAATCGAAGACAACCCTTATCTTCACAAACACAAGAAGTGCCACCGAAAGAGTGGTTTACTACTTGAAGAAAAGGCTTAATGAACCGATTAGGGCACATCACAGCTCTCTCTCAAAAGAAGTCAGACTTGAAGTAGAGAATGAGCTTAAGGAAGGAAAGCTGAAATGCGTTGTTTCATCAACAAGCCTTGAGCTTGGCATCGATATAGGCTATATTGACTTGGTGATCCTTCTCGGTTCTCCTAAAAGCATAAACAGAGCTCTTCAGCGAATCGGGAGAAGTGGGCACAGACTTCACGAAGTCTCGGTAGGCAGAATAATCGTTCTTGATCCAGATGACCTTGTTGAGTGCACAGTTCTCGCCAAGGAAGCCATGGATCGAAATCTCGACAGAATAAAGATTCCAGAGAATTGTCTGGATGTGCTATGTCAGCACGTGGTCGGGATGTCCATTGAAAAGAAGTGGACAGTAGATGAGGCTCTTGCTCTGATTAGAAATGCATATCCTTATAGAAATCTCAGCAGAGAGGACTTTTTATCGGTGCTTCGATATCTCTCTGGTGAGTTTTCCGAGCTTGAAAGAAAGAACGTTTACGCAAAGATATGGTTCGACGAAAATGAGGGAACTTTTGGAAGAAGAGGAAAGATGGCAAGACCGATTTATTATCTTAACGTGGGCACGATTCCCGATGAAGTTGCAATAGGGGTGGTAACCAAGGAGGGAAAAATGGTCGGCAAAGTAGAAGAGGATTTTGCTGAAAGACTCGTTGCTGGCGACATCTTTGTGCTTGCGGGGAAGACTTTCAGATTTCTAAAATCTAAGGGGATGAACATAATTGTTGAAGAAGTCGAAGGTGAGAAGCCAACAGTGCCAAGCTGGTTTAGCGAACAGCTACCATTGAGCTACGATCTTGCTTTGCGCATTCAGAAATTCAGGGGAGAGATTGAGAAAAGAATTGATTCGAATGCGATTGAATGGCTCATGGAGAATTACAACCTGGACGAGAAATCCGCAAATGCCATCTACAGATTCTTTGTTGAGCAAAAGCTTTTCAGTGAGATCCCAACTGATAAAAAGCTTGTAATAGAAAAATTCGAAGGGGAGAAGAACTACTACTTTTTCCACACTCTCATCGGCAGAAGAGCGAATAGTGCTATTTCAAGAGTCTTTGCATACCGGGTTGGCTTGATGAAGAACTGCAATGTCCAAATGGTAGTAAACGACAATGGCTTTGCTTTAATTCTTCCGCCATATAAATTCCTGAACGATGCTGAATTAGAGTCGCTGTTCATGATTCCAAATTTCGAAGAGCATTTAATTCGATCTCTCGACCATACTGAACTTTTACGGAGACGCTTTAGGCATGTGGCAGTTAGAAGTTTTATGATCTTGCGAAACTATCTCGGCAGAGAGAAAAGCGTATGGAAACAACAGCTAAACGCTGATGCTATCCTTAACTTTTTAAAGCGTTACTACCCAGACTTTCCAGTGCTGAAAGAAACATATCGGGAGATCATGGAAGATTCGATGGATATCCAAAATGCACTTGACTATCTTTCAAAGATAGGAAAGGAAATCGAGATCAGAATCATCAGAACCCCTTATCCGAGTCCATTCGCCTTTAACCTATTCGTGCTTGGAGAAGAAGATGTTGTATTGATGGAGGACAGAAGAAAGGTTCTTAGAGAGCTTCATGAGAAGGTCATGAGCATTATAGGGGGTGGAAGTTGA
- a CDS encoding ubiquitin-like small modifier protein 1, whose amino-acid sequence MAKVKLFALFRELAGVSEIEVEGRNLREILENLTKRFPKLREVFFEDQKLKEFVQIMVNGKNARGNLDFEVSDRDLIAIFPPVSGG is encoded by the coding sequence ATGGCAAAGGTTAAGCTTTTTGCCTTATTTAGAGAACTTGCGGGAGTGAGCGAGATCGAAGTTGAAGGTAGAAATTTGAGGGAGATTCTGGAAAACCTTACAAAAAGGTTTCCAAAACTTAGAGAAGTTTTCTTTGAAGACCAGAAACTGAAAGAATTCGTTCAAATAATGGTTAATGGAAAAAATGCCCGTGGTAATCTCGACTTCGAGGTTTCGGATAGAGATCTGATAGCAATATTTCCGCCAGTAAGTGGAGGATAG